TAGTGCTGTGACGGCGCTTCGAGCCCATCTGGCCTACGATTGCTCCGCCTTGGCACTGGTATCTTTGAGCCTTAAAAAATATCTCCGAGAAAATAATAGGCGAATGATTTTCCTTTTACGGAAAAATCATTCGCCTATTGTTAACTGTCAATGATGTTCCAACACCATTTTTGTTGTCTACTTACTCGAAGCCTTCTCATCAATCAACGCCAAGGCTTGCCGCAAAACCTTTTCACCGTCCATCATCCCATAGGCTCGCATGTCGATAACGGCCATAGGAATATTAGTACCAGCAACTTTAGCGGCAAACTGACTTTCCATAAAGCGTACTTGCGGGCCGAGCATCAGGACAGATACGGGTTCAGATGC
This genomic window from Lacticaseibacillus paracasei subsp. paracasei contains:
- a CDS encoding PTS sugar transporter subunit IIB, which codes for MAEKTIMLVCSAGMSTSMLVQRMKKAAEADGLDVDVFATAAADADNKLASEPVSVLMLGPQVRFMESQFAAKVAGTNIPMAVIDMRAYGMMDGEKVLRQALALIDEKASSK